atgcagcataactgcactatgaataTTTTGTGACTATCAAACCTATCATGTACATGCAAGAATTCAATATGCTCTTGACCTCCTGAGGTGCATGACGGCGTATCTTCTGATGGGTAGATAGGAAGATTTAACTGGTCATATAATATTATGCAACGAAAACTAACTTTTCAGATTTGTTTGCCAATCTTAAACTCGCAAGTTGTTGTATAattgctgtgcaataattatgtgtaccccggggtggtgaattataggaggGGGAgcaaattcaccaccccggggtacacataattattgcacagcccctaatgtaaGTAAATTCGGCAATACTTACCGAGTCCAAAAGGAATAACTTCGCTCTTTTCAAAATACTCTCCATTTTCATCAATGAACCTTTCAGGTCTGAACTGCTCTGGTTCTGGAAATGCAATCGGGTCTCTCATCACGGCGTAAGCGTTTGAAACGAGTGTCGCACCTTTCGGAATATGGTACCCAGAGAGTGATGTCTCATTACCAGCCGCATGAAAATCAAGGAGTGGTGCTAATGTCACATGACGTTGAACCTCCAGCAAAGCAGCTCTGGTGTATGGCAGATTGTTTTGATCGGAAAGCCGTGGAAGCCGATTACGGCCAACAACTGAATCCGTTTCTTCCTGAACCATCTGCTGGATATCTGGATGTGCCATCATGTATAAGCAACACCATTCTAAGGTAGTAGACACCGTATCAATTCCTGCTAAAGACAACAAATTCAATGCAGCTTTCATATTGCGTTCATGCAGGTACGAGTAAGGGTCATCTGGTGTTGGCTTTTCATCCATTTCCTTCAAATAAACATCAATGAAATCAAGTGGGTTTTCGGCGTCGAAGTGTTCGCGATGTTCATCAATAAGTTTGTCGAGAGAGGCGATTATATCTTCTTGAAGCTTTAACATTACCTTGCTGTCTTTGTTTGGAAAATAATACGGAAGTAGCAGAGACCAGCCTCCATTTCCAGCAAGTTCCAAACGTCTGTGATTAAGATCAAGCAGATGACTAAACTTGTCATCATCGTACTCATGACGTTTCCGAAACAAGATCTTCGACATAACGTTAGCGGATGTGTTCGCCAAATACCGACGTGGACTGCATGCCTTTTCCTTTTGCGTGTTTAACTCATCCACTAGAACCTTAGATTCTTCCACAATATCAGCTTCAAAGCTACGTTTCCCGATTTCCAAACCTCGAAAAGTGGTGAGGAGAAACCTCCTTAGCTCGGCGTTGTGCTTGTAAGAATGCACTGTTAAAATCGGAAAACAAAAGACAACATAAATAACAGTTATTTAGACAACTGCACATAATTATGACAAGTTGACTAGCTAACATAACAAGAGGAACTGACATAAAAAGGAAtatttgatgttgttgttgacgtTGTTTGCGTTTggttctttgttgttgttgttgttgttgttttgggttttttcagtGTGAAGTTAGGCCACggtgcacaccgacaccgcctggctaataattactttgttagcagagatactaaaataaatacccgggatcgatacacgtgaatttgctatgcacgagtttgatatgagaagaaaatctttggataccggtgtagaaaatgatgaatatctcccgtaaatgatttcgtataaagaaaccagatgtggttccttgcacatgaatatatattttgaacagatatgatagtcgttagcttgcgctttgagaca
Above is a window of Amphiura filiformis chromosome 7, Afil_fr2py, whole genome shotgun sequence DNA encoding:
- the LOC140156842 gene encoding cytochrome P450 2U1-like produces the protein MTLGSLIDWLNVKSIVFLLLVFTMVGWWIQRSRNLPPGPWGFPILGFFPQLMWYMYKGEELHMILTRLGHKYGKIYSFNLFGLVVVVINDFSILQEGLNNPALNNKGYNNFLQSELMGSHVHSYKHNAELRRFLLTTFRGLEIGKRSFEADIVEESKVLVDELNTQKEKACSPRRYLANTSANVMSKILFRKRHEYDDDKFSHLLDLNHRRLELAGNGGWSLLLPYYFPNKDSKVMLKLQEDIIASLDKLIDEHREHFDAENPLDFIDVYLKEMDEKPTPDDPYSYLHERNMKAALNLLSLAGIDTVSTTLEWCCLYMMAHPDIQQMVQEETDSVVGRNRLPRLSDQNNLPYTRAALLEVQRHVTLAPLLDFHAAGNETSLSGYHIPKGATLVSNAYAVMRDPIAFPEPEQFRPERFIDENGEYFEKSEVIPFGLGRRMCPGENIGKMELFVFFTHLLHRFSLVKPDDVPCVTFEGTYGAIFVPKPFTVIFLPRN